The window GCGCGGCCAGCGGTTCGGCCGCGAGGTCCTGCGGATGCGTGTCGCTGAACGAGCCGTCTCGCTTGCCGAACGGCGTCCGTACCGCGTCGACGATGACTGGCGTACTCATGTGTCCTGTGAACACACGGTAAGGGGCCCCTTGTGCGTTATGGTGCTTATAAACGGCTCATTCTTATGGGACGTCGGCCGACTCCGCGACTGTGCCGCCGTGCCCGCGCCCGGGGAACAGGGCCCAACGTCGACTGAGCAGGTCAATAAATATACATACGTAGACAGATACGTTTTGAAATATCACCTGTATAGGGGCTCGAAAATGCTCTCTTCGAGACTTTTAGGCGACACGAAAAATTGTTTGTTTGTTGAAAAGATTGAAGTGGGTCGCCGCCCAATGTAGAAACGAGATGAGCACACAGAAGTCCACCCGCCAGCAGGCAGGCACCGTCGAGGAGAACGCGCTTCGACTCGACACCGAGAAGGCCGAACAGATCATCGAGGCGCTGAACACGGACCTCGCGGACGCGTACGTCCTCTACCATCAGCTCCACAAGCACCACTGGAACGTCGAGGGCGCGGAGTTCCTCGAAATCCACGTCTTCCTGCAGGAAGTCTACGAGGACGTCGAGGACGCCGCGGACGAAGTCGCCGAGCGGCTGCAGGCCCTCGGCGGCGTCCCGCACGCCAGCATGACGACGCTGGCGGAGAACGCGACGGTCGAAGCCGAAGACGAGGACGTCTACGACATCCGCACGTCGCTGGAAAACGACCTCGAGATGATGGGCGACATCATCGAGAGCTACCGCGAGCACATCGCGCTGGCCGAGGGCCTCGGCGACTACGCGACCGAGGAGATGCTCCGCGAACAGCTCGAAACCATCGAGGAACACGCCCACCACATCGAACACTACCTCGAGGACGACTCGCTGGTCCTCGAATCCGCGACGAAATAAATCGGTTCTCTTCTATTCGACGTTCGGCGCTTTTTCGTCGGAACGGCCCGGCAGTTCGATTTCCAGTTCCAACTCCGGTTCGCCGACGCCGTCGAAATCCAGTTCCATCTCGACGGGTTCGCCGAAGGCAAAGGGGAGTTCCCACTCGTCGTCGACGATGGTCAACTCATCGCCGTCGCGGAGTTGTTCGCCGAGTTCGATGAGAAACTCGCCGGCCTCGGCGGCGTCGAGGCGGTATTCCTGTTCGAACTCGCGGCCGGTGCGAATAGTCGTTCGGTCCTCGGTGTCGGATGGGTCGGCGTCTGACATGGTTACTCGGTGACTGTGACAGTCAGGTCACTCGCAATCCAGCCGTCGCTGTTGCCCGATTCGATGAGCACCGCCTTACCCGGACTGCTCTCACAGAGCGTGAGCGTTGGACGGCCCTCGGTGGCCGTATCCGGCACCTCGTCAGAGCGCGACCCGATACCGTCTGGCATTACGTGTGTTTAGGTAGACCTAAACCAAAAAGCGTGCGGTTCGAGGCAACCGTCGACTCGGGTCAGTTGCCCTCGGCGGACAGCGCGTCGGGCGACGTCTGCGAGTCGGCGCCTTCGAGCAGAACGGCACCCAACCG of the Natronomonas halophila genome contains:
- the dpsA gene encoding DNA starvation/stationary phase protection protein DpsA, producing the protein MSTQKSTRQQAGTVEENALRLDTEKAEQIIEALNTDLADAYVLYHQLHKHHWNVEGAEFLEIHVFLQEVYEDVEDAADEVAERLQALGGVPHASMTTLAENATVEAEDEDVYDIRTSLENDLEMMGDIIESYREHIALAEGLGDYATEEMLREQLETIEEHAHHIEHYLEDDSLVLESATK
- a CDS encoding amphi-Trp domain-containing protein — its product is MSDADPSDTEDRTTIRTGREFEQEYRLDAAEAGEFLIELGEQLRDGDELTIVDDEWELPFAFGEPVEMELDFDGVGEPELELEIELPGRSDEKAPNVE